Proteins from one Mauremys mutica isolate MM-2020 ecotype Southern chromosome 14, ASM2049712v1, whole genome shotgun sequence genomic window:
- the LOC123349076 gene encoding C-C motif chemokine 17-like isoform X1, translated as MISLRTALLAAFLLGLSYQYAAVKPRLPMECCFVYMTGAIQLDKLVDFYWTPSECNLQAVVLETVSGRKVCADPSKVWVKRAIKVLQAKRKQTPRSEKHR; from the exons ATGATCAGCCTGAGGACAGCTCTCCTGGCCGCCTTCCTCCTGGGGCTTTCTTATCAATATGCAGCAG TCAAACCGCGTCTTCCCATGGAATGTTGCTTTGTTTACATGACTGGTGCCATTCAGCTTGATAAACTGGTGGATTTCTACTGGACCCCCAGCGAGTGTAACTTACAAGCCGTTGT GTTGGAGACGGTTAGTGGCCGCAAGGTCTGTGCTGACCCCTCAAAGGTTTGGGTGAAGAGAGCAATCAAGGTCTTGCAGGCAAAGAGGAAACAAACCCCTCGTTCTGAGAAGCACAGATAA
- the LOC123349076 gene encoding C-C motif chemokine 17-like isoform X3 produces the protein MISLRTALLAAFLLGLSYQYATAISATPVECCFDYMTGAIQLAKLVDFYGTPSECHLQAVVLETVAGRKVCADPSKLWVKRAIRVLQEKRKQTPRPEKHR, from the exons ATGATCAGCCTGAGGACAGCTCTCCTGGCCGCCTTCCTCCTGGGGCTTTCTTATCAATATGCAACAG ccatatcagcTACTCCCGTGGAATGTTGCTTTGATTACATGACTGGCGCCATTCAGCTTGCTAAACTGGTGGATTTCTACGGGACCCCCAGCGAGTGTCACTTACAAGCCGTTGT GTTGGAGACGGTTGCTGGCCGCAAGGTCTGTGCTGACCCCTCAAAGCTTTGGGTGAAGAGAGCAATCAGGGTCTTGCAGGAAAAGAGGAAACAAACCCCTCGTCCTGAGAAGCACAGATAA
- the LOC123349076 gene encoding C-C motif chemokine 17-like isoform X2 — protein MISLRTALLAAFLLGLSYQYATVKPRLPMECCFVYMTGAIQLDKLVDFYWTPSECNLQAVVLETVSGRKVCADPSKVWVKRAIKVLQAKRKQTPRSEKHR, from the exons ATGATCAGCCTGAGGACAGCTCTCCTGGCCGCCTTCCTCCTGGGGCTTTCTTATCAATATGCAACAG TCAAACCGCGTCTTCCCATGGAATGTTGCTTTGTTTACATGACTGGTGCCATTCAGCTTGATAAACTGGTGGATTTCTACTGGACCCCCAGCGAGTGTAACTTACAAGCCGTTGT GTTGGAGACGGTTAGTGGCCGCAAGGTCTGTGCTGACCCCTCAAAGGTTTGGGTGAAGAGAGCAATCAAGGTCTTGCAGGCAAAGAGGAAACAAACCCCTCGTTCTGAGAAGCACAGATAA